Proteins encoded together in one Prunus dulcis chromosome 3, ALMONDv2, whole genome shotgun sequence window:
- the LOC117620869 gene encoding probable adenylate kinase 7, mitochondrial, whose translation MAVLSRLQLVASQLTRRGLGLPARRGYGSAAAAQLQYDDDYYYEDEEEDRRTANRNRMLDSDGWVPGRGIQWVLIGDRGAKKHLYTERLSKLLEVPHISMGTLVRQELNPRSSLYKQIANAVNEGKLVPDEVIFALLSKRLEEGYYRGENGFILDGIPRTRMQAEIVDQIVDIDLVVNFKCANGNLVKQNLGTGSSSACQEYLSLSNSIPMRNLNLQLTDERLKSSTADAEQSKSLEDYYRKQNKLIDFQVKAAPGETWKGLLAALHLQHINAVSSSQKLTA comes from the exons ATGGCCGTACTCAGCCGCCTCCAGCTCGTTGCATCTCAGCTAACGCGCCGCGGCCTCGGCCTTCCGGCCCGGAGGGGCTACGGATCGGCGGCTGCGGCTCAGCTGCAGTACGATGACGACTATTACTACgaagatgaggaagaagatcggAGGACGGCGAATCGGAATCGAATGTTGGACTCGGACGGGTGGGTCCCGGGGAGAGGGATACAGTGGGTGTTGATAGGGGACAGAGGGGCAAAGAAGCACTTGTACACCGAGAGGCTCTCGAAGCTTCTGGAAGTTCCGCACATTTCTATGGGCACCCTCGTCCGCCAGGAGCTCAATCCTCGCTCTTCTCTGTACAAGCAg ATTGCCAATGCGGTGAATGAAGGAAAGCTTGTTCCGGACGAAGTGATCTTTGCATTGTTGTCAAAGAGGTTGGAGGAAGGATACTACAGAGGTGAAAACGGATTCATTCTTGATGGAATTCCTCGAACAAGAATGCAAGCT GAGATTGTTGACCAAATTGTGGATATTGATTTGGTAGTGAATTTCAAATGCGCCAATGGGAACTTGGTGAAGCAGAATCTGGGAACTGGAAGCTCCTCTGCTTGTCAGGAATATCTTAGCTTGAGCAACTCCATCCCCATGCGTAATCTAAATCTGCAGTTGACGGACGAACGACTGAAATCCTCCACTGCTGATGCAGAGCAG AGCAAGTCGTTGGAAGATTACTACAGAAAACAGAACAAACTCATCGATTTTCAAGTCAAAGCTGCGCCCGGAGAAACCTGGAAGGGGCTGTTGGCTGCTTTACATCTCCAGCATATAAATGCTGTCAGTTCTTCCCAGAAGCTAACTGCATGA
- the LOC117620868 gene encoding UPF0481 protein At3g47200-like, which translates to MENYSYPGGDSTSILIDDGTAEELRNTITKNLLGDSPLPAHCCIFRVPELIRRQKKAAYEPDIVSIGPFHRGCGEKFQLMEKVKRWYLQCLLLSCTDISLDSLIKGIMELGRRARDCYADPLEHLSQKDFVQMMILDGCFLLELFRKELWDDLQDENDPVFNLSCMLEYLYHDLLLLENQLPWFVLERLYNLTANNTNQTSASLTKLVLNFFKQSVFDDRISDLNLNLPFEILHILDLIRTVTVVPFKNLESQKKEERVEEQEERENEPELPQRIPNATTLSEAGVQFRRSKNTPDCIMNIEFDFKNGVFTIPPLGIDEKTGPLFRNLIAFEQCHHSRLHKITSYAVLMDNLIDTNKDVELLRERGILANWLSPEDAAQFFNELYNDTTVIGFYYRGLCNDVNKYYNTDWNKWMEKLKRDYFSTPWAVISFIAAFILLVLTLVQTAYTIHPING; encoded by the coding sequence ATGGAAAATTACAGTTACCCTGGTGGTGATAGTACATCGATTCTTATAGACGATGGCACTGCTGAAGAATTGAGAAACACCATAACAAAAAATCTTCTTGGCGATTCACCCTTGCCTGCTCATTGCTGCATCTTCAGAGTTCCCGAGTTGATTCGGAGACAAAAAAAAGCGGCCTATGAACCTGACATAGTCTCAATCGGGCCATTCCACCGAGGCTGCGGCGAAAAGTTCCAACTCATGGAAAAAGTAAAACGGTGGTATTTACAGTGCCTTCTCTTATCATGCACGGATATAAGTTTGGATAGTTTGATCAAAGGCATCATGGAGTTGGGCAGAAGGGCCCGTGATTGTTATGCAGACCCGTTGGAGCATCTCAGTCAAAAAGACTTCGTACAAATGATGATACTTGATGGTTGCTTCTTGTTAGAACTATTCCGAAAGGAACTTTGGGATGATCTACAAGATGAAAACGACCCTGTTTTCAACCTGTCTTGTATGCTGGAGTATCTGTACCATGACCTTCTGCTGCTAGAAAACCAGCTCCCTTGGTTTGTGCTGGAGCGTTTATACAACCTAACCGCCAATAACACTAACCAAACAAGTGCCTCCCTCACTAAACTTGTGCTCAACTTCTTCAAACAATCCGTGTTCGATGATCGGATTTCCGACCTCAATCTCAATCTCCCATTTGAGATTTTGCACATACTCGATCTGATAAGAACCGTGACCGTTGTTCCATTCAAGAATTTGGAATCTCAGAAGAAGGAAGAGCGTgtggaagaacaagaagagcGGGAAAACGAGCCAGAATTGCCACAACGGATCCCAAATGCAACAACTCTTTCGGAGGCAGGTGTTCAGTTCAGAAGAAGCAAAAACACCCCAGACTGCATAATGAACATAGAGTTCGACTTCAAAAATGGGGTATTCACTATCCCACCGCTGGGAATTGACGAGAAGACAGGGCCTCTGTTCAGGAACCTCATCGCCTTCGAACAATGCCACCACAGTCGCCTGCACAAGATAACATCGTACGCGGTTTTGATGGACAACCTCATCGACACGAACAAGGATGTAGAGCTTCTTCGTGAGAGAGGAATATTGGCGAATTGGTTGAGCCCCGAAGATGCCGCCCAGTTCTTCAACGAGCTTTACAATGACACAACTGTCATTGGATTTTACTACAGAGGTCTCTGCAATGATgtgaataaatattacaaCACTGACTGGAACAAGTGGATGGAAAAACTGAAGCGTGACTATTTTTCTACCCCATGGGCCGTCATTTCTTTCATCGCCGCCTTTATCCTGCTGGTCCTCACCCTAGTGCAGACCGCATATACAATTCACCCTATCAACGGTTAA
- the LOC117622725 gene encoding calcium-binding protein CML38, translating into MDKVAQYERVFNHFDANGDGKISPLELQQCVRAIGGEMSLTEAEVAVEHLDSDGDGLLGLDDFVKFVDGGREEEKVNDLKEAFNMYVMDDGCGFSCITPKSLKRMLSRLGESKSVDDCKVMISRFDLNGDGVLNFDEFKVMML; encoded by the coding sequence ATGGACAAAGTGGCACAATATGAGCGCGTTTTCAATCACTTTGATGCAAATGGAGATGGCAAAATATCACCTTTGGAGCTACAACAATGTGTCAGGGCAATCGGCGGAGAGATGTCGTTGACAGAGGCAGAGGTGGCAGTGGAGCACCTGGACTCAGACGGTGATGGGCTGCTGGGTTTGGATGACTTTGTCAAGTTTGTTGACGGcggaagagaagaagagaaggtgAATGATTTGAAGGAGGCGTTTAACATGTACGTGATGGATGATGGGTGTGGGTTTAGTTGCATTACACCCAAGAGCCTTAAGAGGATGCTGAGTAGACTTGGAGAGTCCAAGAGCGTTGATGACTGCAAGGTCATGATTTCCAGATTTGATCTCAATGGTGATGGGGTCCTCAATTTTGATGAGTTTAAGGTCATGATGTTGTGA
- the LOC117622726 gene encoding protein LYK2 translates to MAAALLTKLHLIVSLLFISLLVFAALGHKSQNLLSCETTSPDASGYHCTSAGTNGSSLENQCRTFLILRTNSYYSSLFNLSAYLGINRFVIAEANGFSADTQFLPKDEPLLIPIDCKCSSNEGLFHAELTKTTIKGESFYGIAEALEGLTTCKAIREKNWGVSPWGLADKLQLLIPLRCACPSSSSQSRLLLSYPVSEGDSISDLAIKFNTTKEAIISENNRSLGGTFRPESSLTPLTSLLIPLNGKPILGPLKKRREPNLHFPATSIPAISPHKKKAKMHKIGLYVALSGVIIGASIAIAAAFLLIQLKKKKQSSPKGGDVELQQLSLSVRTTSDKKVSFEGSQDALDGQIIDSTTPHKVLVETFSIEELRRATEDFSSSSHIEGSVYHGRLSGKNLAIKRTQLDTISRIEFGLCHDAIHHHPNIMRLLGTCLTEGQESFLVFEYAKNGSLKDWLHGGLAIKNQFIASCYCFLTWSQRLRICLDVAMALQYMHHIMNPSYVHRNVKSRNIFLDEEFNAKIGNFGMAKCAENDTDDHQVCSTSPAASWSLGYMAPEYIHQGVISPSIDIFAYGVVLLEVLCGQTPISRPSEEGEGNFWLSEKIKSILQSDNADELREWMDSGLGENYSFDAAVTLANLARACVDEDPCLRPSAGEIVGKLSRLVEESLSQEGENILISESSCKPLVKAAAKTNSNM, encoded by the coding sequence ATGGCTGCAGCTTTGCTCACTAAGCTCCACTTGATAGTTTCTCTCTTATTCATCTCACTTCTCGTGTTTGCGGCACTTGGACACAAGTCACAGAACCTGTTAAGCTGCGAGACCACATCTCCTGATGCTTCTGGCTACCACTGCACTTCTGCTGGAACCAATGGATCATCACTAGAGAATCAGTGCAGGACGTTTTTGATTCTCCGGACTAACTCATACTACTCATCTCTTTTCAATCTGAGTGCTTACTTAGGCATCAACCGGTTCGTGATTGCAGAAGCAAACGGATTTTCAGCAGACACACAGTTTCTTCCAAAAGATGAGCCTTTGTTGATACCAATCGACTGTAAATGCAGCAGCAATGAAGGGTTGTTTCATGCTGAATTGACAAAAACTACCATTAAGGGGGAGAGCTTTTATGGCATTGCTGAAGCACTTGAAGGCTTGACAACCTGCAAAGCCATCCGAGAGAAGAACTGGGGTGTCTCGCCTTGGGGTCTTGCTGATAAGCTTCAGTTACTCATCCCCTTGAGATGTGCTTgtccttcttcatcttcacaATCAAGACTCTTGCTGTCTTATCCGGTGAGTGAAGGTGATTCTATTTCTGATTTAGCAATTAAGTTCAATACTACCAAAGAAGCTATCATATCTGAAAATAACAGATCACTAGGAGGAACCTTTAGACCTGAAAGCAGCTTAACACCTCTTACATCTCTTCTGATTCCACTCAATGGCAAACCTATACTTGGCCCCCTAAAGAAACGCCGTGAGCCCAACTTGCATTTTCCAGCAACTAGCATCCCAGCAATTAGTCCACacaagaaaaaagcaaaaatgcACAAGATTGGATTGTATGTTGCACTTAGTGGGGTCATTATTGGAGCTAGCATTGCAATTGCAGCAGCTTTCTTGTTAATTcagttgaagaaaaagaaacagagtTCACCAAAAGGAGGTGATGTGGAACTGCAACAGCTTAGTTTAAGTGTGAGAACCACAAGTGACAAGAAAGTCTCATTTGAGGGATCTCAGGATGCTTTAGACGGTCAGATCATCGATAGCACCACGCCCCACAAGGTGCTGGTGGAGACATTTAGCATTGAGGAGCTGAGAAGAGCAACCGAGGACTTCAGTTCGAGCAGCCACATTGAGGGATCTGTATATCACGGCCGTCTCAGTGGGAAGAACTTGGCAATAAAGCGCACACAACTAGATACCATCTCAAGGATTGAGTTTGGGCTATGTCATGATGCAATTCACCACCATCCCAACATAATGAGGTTGTTGGGCACTTGTTTGACTGAGGGTCAAGAATCATTTCTGGTTTTCGAGTATGCTAAGAACGGATCATTGAAAGACTGGCTTCATGGTGGATTGGCAATCAAAAACCAGTTCATTGCCTCCTGCTATTGTTTCTTGACATGGAGCCAAAGGCTGAGGATATGTCTTGATGTGGCCATGGCCTTACAGTATATGCACCACATAATGAACCCAAGTTATGTCCATAGAAATGTGAAGAGCAGAAACATCTTTTTAGATGAAGAGTTCAATGCCAAGATTGGAAACTTTGGCATGGCAAAGTGTGCTGAAAATGACACTGATGACCACCAAGTTTGTTCAACCAGCCCTGCTGCCTCTTGGAGTCTTGGCTATATGGCACCTGAATATATTCACCAGGGTGTAATTTCTCCAAGCATTGATATATTTGCATATGGGGTGGTGTTGTTGGAAGTCTTGTGTGGGCAAACACCAATAAGCAGGCCAAGTGAGGAGGGAGAAGGGAACTTTTGGCTCTCAGAGAAAATTAAGTCCATATTGCAGTCAGATAATGCAGATGAGCTAAGGGAATGGATGGACAGCGGGTTGGGTGAAAATTACTCGTTTGATGCAGCTGTCACTTTGGCTAATCTTGCAAGGGCTTGTGTAGACGAAGACCCTTGTTTGAGACCAAGTGCAGGAGAAATTGTTGGGAAATTATCAAGGTTGGTGGAAGAGTCGCTAAGCCAAGAAGGAGAGAATATCTTAATCAGTGAGAGCTCTTGTAAACCTCTAGTGAAGGCAGCAGCAAAAACCAATAGCAATATGTGA
- the LOC117623405 gene encoding ribulose-phosphate 3-epimerase, cytoplasmic isoform encodes MGVAAKIAPSMLSSDFANLASEAERMLKFGADWLHMDIMDGHFVPNLTLGAPVIQSLRKHTEAYLDCHLMVTNPLDYVEPLSKAGASGFTFHVEVSKENWQELVERIKSKGMKPGVALKPGTPIEDVYPLVEGENPVEMVLVMTVEPGFGGQKFMPEMMEKVRTLRERYPSLDIEVDGGLGPSTINTAASAGANCIVAGSSVFGASDPSAVISLLRSSVEESQHKS; translated from the exons ATGGGTGTGGCGGCGAAAATAGCACCGTCGATGCTGTCGTCGGACTTCGCCAATTTGGCATCGGAGGCCGAGCGCATGCTCAAATTTGGCGCCGATTGGCTCCACATGGACATCATG GATGG GCACTTTGTCCCAAACTTAACACTTGGTGCACCCGTCATTCAGAGTTTGAGAAAGCACACAGA GGCGTATTTGGATTGTCACCTTATGGTCACAAATCCTCTTGATTATGTAGAACCTTTGTCGAAAGCTGGTGCTTCAGGTTTTACATTTCATGTCGAGGTATCCAAAG AAAATTGGCAAGAACTTGTTGAAAGAATTAAGTCCAAGGGCATGAAGCCAGGTGTGGCATTAAAGCCCGGAACACCAATTGAAGATGTTTATCCTCTG GTTGAAGGTGAAAATCCCGTGGAAATGGTCCTTGTTATGACTGTAGAACCTGGATTTGGTGGACAAAAGTTCATGCCAGAAATGATGGAGAAGGTGCGCACgctgagagagagataccCTTCGCTAGATATAGAG GTAGATGGTGGCCTAGGGCCTTCAACCATTAACACGGCAGCTTCTGCCGGAGCCAACTGCATAGTTGCTGGAAGTTCAGTGTTTGGAGCCTCAGACCCTAGTGCAGTAATATCCCTTTTGAGAAGTAGTGTTGAGGAATCTCAACACAAAAGTTGA
- the LOC117623212 gene encoding uncharacterized protein At3g27210 isoform X1 yields MGSCVSIQRDADSAMKLRLSFGSKTDKLVIPPFPVNDKLANGDRPINDPPLKSHWSPSRSATAFRDYAGSREEAFFDTKPWLDSDCEDDFYSVNGDFTPSRGNTPVHHSLSIGSSRMNKTPFEDKIPGPSPTEKKKKLIELFQESFKNDDDDDNAVKPTTPSLPPKSVNGTPSVPATNSVSSSERTANGDVATEKEKPIRSVQCCLPSLVSCRSSSQRKKMSPTIAVVDKV; encoded by the exons atgggttcATGTGTTTCGATTCAGAGGGACGCGGACTCCGCCATGAAACTCAGACTGTCATTTGGGTCCAAAACCGACAAACTCGTCATCCCACCCTTCCCAGTCAACGACAAACTCGCCAATGGCGACCGCCCGATCAACGATCCTCCTCTTAAATCTCATTGGTCGCCCTCTCGCTCCGCCACCGCTTTCCGGGACTATG CAGGTAGTAGAGAGGAGGCCTTTTTTGATACGAAGCCGTGGTTGGACTCAGATTGTGAAGATGATTTCTACAGTGTCAATGGTG ACTTTACCCCATCTCGCGGCAACACTCCCGTCCATCACAGCTTGTCCATTGGCTCCTCCCGAATGAACAAAACTCCTTTCGAGGACAAAATTCCCGGTCCATCTCcaacagaaaagaagaagaaactaaTTGAACTTTTTCAAGAGAGCTTCAAAAATGATGACGACGATGACAATGCAGTAAAGCCAACTACACCTAGTCTCCCTCCAAAATCTGTCAACGGTACTCCTTCTGTCCCTGCAACTAATTCCGTCTCTAGTAGCGAAAGGACAGCAAACGGAGATGTTGCAACTGAGAAAGAGAAACCAATTAGGTCTGTGCAGTGCTGCCTTCCCAGCTTAGTTTCTTGCCGTAGCTCGAgtcagaggaagaagatgagccCTACCATTGCTGTAGTTGATAAAGTTTGA
- the LOC117623212 gene encoding uncharacterized protein At3g27210 isoform X2: MGSCVSIQRDADSAMKLRLSFGSKTDKLVIPPFPVNDKLANGDRPINDPPLKSHWSPSRSATAFRDYGSREEAFFDTKPWLDSDCEDDFYSVNGDFTPSRGNTPVHHSLSIGSSRMNKTPFEDKIPGPSPTEKKKKLIELFQESFKNDDDDDNAVKPTTPSLPPKSVNGTPSVPATNSVSSSERTANGDVATEKEKPIRSVQCCLPSLVSCRSSSQRKKMSPTIAVVDKV, from the exons atgggttcATGTGTTTCGATTCAGAGGGACGCGGACTCCGCCATGAAACTCAGACTGTCATTTGGGTCCAAAACCGACAAACTCGTCATCCCACCCTTCCCAGTCAACGACAAACTCGCCAATGGCGACCGCCCGATCAACGATCCTCCTCTTAAATCTCATTGGTCGCCCTCTCGCTCCGCCACCGCTTTCCGGGACTATG GTAGTAGAGAGGAGGCCTTTTTTGATACGAAGCCGTGGTTGGACTCAGATTGTGAAGATGATTTCTACAGTGTCAATGGTG ACTTTACCCCATCTCGCGGCAACACTCCCGTCCATCACAGCTTGTCCATTGGCTCCTCCCGAATGAACAAAACTCCTTTCGAGGACAAAATTCCCGGTCCATCTCcaacagaaaagaagaagaaactaaTTGAACTTTTTCAAGAGAGCTTCAAAAATGATGACGACGATGACAATGCAGTAAAGCCAACTACACCTAGTCTCCCTCCAAAATCTGTCAACGGTACTCCTTCTGTCCCTGCAACTAATTCCGTCTCTAGTAGCGAAAGGACAGCAAACGGAGATGTTGCAACTGAGAAAGAGAAACCAATTAGGTCTGTGCAGTGCTGCCTTCCCAGCTTAGTTTCTTGCCGTAGCTCGAgtcagaggaagaagatgagccCTACCATTGCTGTAGTTGATAAAGTTTGA
- the LOC117622290 gene encoding uncharacterized protein LOC117622290, with protein MRLLIHLIPFVSLFPALFSSLFAPSQTTCSPHHINDNDDNSSLCQLHQFQLKIDHLESVLAESIQNLTEKIDRIEEREKRIDDMAQKIHHLQSVLSTLKGDSLATDERLKALEEEVRLLWTASRKYNFDLHVLESKAQDTEDRLQTVASQAQKMADVVTEQWIQIQRLEQALHITQMRTMRVQRQLTRCIFLKFINNLSDDPLLKTLGPNFRSYFSRALHQFKRVFAEFKRSHHELQHFIKEKLEKNEFTAALANEELVFFMASALITFPVMSAWMLLSSKLTS; from the exons ATGAGACTCTTAATTCATCTAATTCCATTCGTCTCCCTGTTTCCCGCcttattctcttctctcttcgcTCCCTCCCAAACAACATGTTCACCGCACCACATCAACGACAACGACGACAATTCCTCCCTCTGCCAACTCCACCAATTCCAGCTCAAGATCGATCACTTAG AATCAGTTCTAGCAGAAAGCATTCAAAACCTGACCGAGAAAATCGATCGTATCGAAGAGCGCGAGAAGCGCATTGACGACATGGCGCAGAAGATCCATCATTTGCAGTCTGTTTTATCCACTCTGAAG GGAGACTCATTGGCTACTGATGAGAGGCTTAAGGCTTTAGAAGAAGAG GTACGGCTTCTGTGGACTGCATCAAGAAAGTACAACTTTGATCTTCATGTTTTAGAGTCTAAAGCACAAGATACTGAGGATAGACTCCAAACGGTTGCCTCTCAGGCTCAAAAG ATGGCTGACGTTGTTACAGAACAATGGATTCAAATTCAGCGACTTGAGCAGGCTCTTCATATTACACAA atgaGGACTATGAGGGTTCAAAGACAATTAACAAGATGCATATTCTTGAAG TTCATAAACAACCTTTCTGATGACCCTCTGCTGAAGACGCTTGGGCCTAACTTCAGATCCTATTTCTCTCGAGCTTTGCATCAGTTCAAGAGAGTCTTTGCAGAATTTAAAAGGTCTCACCATGAG TTACAACATTTCATCAAAGAGAAACTGGAAAAGAATGAATTCACAGCAGCTCTTGCAAATGAGGAATTAGTTTTCTTTATG GCTTCCGCATTAATCACCTTCCCAGTAATGAGTGCTTGGATGTTGCTCTCATCAAAACTCACTAGCTGA